The Apium graveolens cultivar Ventura chromosome 3, ASM990537v1, whole genome shotgun sequence sequence TAATTTATTATGCtacatattttaataatttaatataacATGTTACACTGCATGATGGTTGGATTGCTTTCGGCAATTTTTTCAATCTAAAGGTAGGAGGCACTTGTAAAATATAAcgcaatcttgtaaaatttcTTATAGACGAAATGAATTTATATTACAAAATTGAAATTATTGGGTTTTTAATTGgaaattacaaaaatatttttatatcaTGTTGTACGATTTTATATAATTTCCTTTTGTAAAATAAAGTCCCATTAATATTTTTCTTATGTATAAAAGCAAGATACAGTATGAAAATTATGGATTAAAATGGAAGTTATAGATTAAAAATATTAGTGTAAAAAAACAATGCATTTAATTTACTTGAAAAATAAGTTGATATATTGCAATGAATGGTATACCATTGACAATTCATATAGTTGAATTTCAGCAAAGTAACAAAGCAAACTATGATAAATAATAGGACAAAGCAATCAAAAACTTAATTATCCAACAATAGACTTCATTACAAACCAAAGAGCAAACATAATTAAGTTCATTACAACCGTAATTTAAAAGTTTGACAAATCAAACTAAAACAGCAAAATCTCAAGAAATAAAGTTCaaaataacaaaatatatttGAAGCAAAGGCCCACATTCCTCATGGTTGAACTAATAGTAATTTTTCCAGAAACTTTGGTCAGAGTTCTTAATCCTGCATATTCATAGGCTTGATCAAGGTGATGGCAAGTAGTAAGATAATCAATGAAATGAAACCAATCCAAATTGTGCAACTTACATGTTCCTTCTTAATGTTTTTTAGCAGAACTGGACCTTGAACTTGTTTCCCACTCTCTTTCTGATCACCAACATCTTCCAGTTCTTGCATATTTTCCACCACCACATCTTCAATTTTCCTTTTGTTAGGCTTTGTAGTTgttgatttctcagtatcaggAGTGAAAGAGTCAAGTGAAATGCTCTGATTTGTAGAGATGTTTTCACTTAACTATGAACAAAGTCAGATTAAATTCTTAAATATTACAGATACAACATAACAACGTAATTTTGAATTATATGTATAATCTTTACCTCCGAAATTCCATCTGCAAATTCAGTATTTCCAGTATGATTCTTTGAATACTCCACGGAGTCAACACCTTCCAAAATATCTACTGCTGTGTAGAGgcaagatctttgttttacattgTTTTCTATTATTTCTATTGTGCAAGTGCATTGCTTTCCTTCAATATTTTTTAACACTGCTGGGAATTTGTCCTTTTTTCCAGACTAAGCACATATAAGACAATAAATATGTTACTGAATACAGTTTTGAAGATTAGCATAGTTTGataaattttgtaattaattaccTTCTTTTGCTCCATGAAAACCTCATATACATTTTTTCCAGAAATTCGTTGTACCTCACGATCATATAACAAAATAGCAGCCCCTCCGCTATCATCTTCAACATTCACACATAACTTGAAACTGTTATAGAAAGCATGTGTTAGTAATAACTAAACAATGTTTATAACTTAACTTTTCAATACTGGACTATAAAAGTGTATATAAAATAATATCAAACCTTTTTTCTGGTACAGGAACAATCCTCTTGCACTTTTCACACTCAAAGTCATGTTTCAGTTCTTTCACTGGTAGGTGACATTTTGTGTAGATGTAATGCCACCAGTTGGACTTTTCTTCCACATCAACAATTTTGACTTTGCACATGACATGTTTCTGTGAATGTAAATTTGAAGATTTAATATTTTACATAGCCAAGAAAAATAAGTTAATTTCATAATACCTTGATATAGTCATCACTTAATTTCTGAATGGTGGCCAAAGTGAGGATTTTTGGTTTGTCAATCTCAACCTGTGTTGGATCTTCAATCTTGAAATCTCCTTCATCATACCTATAATTATATTTGTTATTGTTCTGTTGATATTACTCAGCGTACCATTACAAATTTACTTTATAAAGCTATGACTATATACCTCTCACGAAA is a genomic window containing:
- the LOC141714423 gene encoding replication protein A 70 kDa DNA-binding subunit B-like, whose amino-acid sequence is MKIFDSIDSLHEGRFDWNLRVRLVREWDSYSSKARREFKGKNLLLVDDRHSRIHAFVWPNNIQDIKCEIVEGKIYTISNVQVKTYRNYSIKCIQSDKQIWFSSHTDMQVLENYDNMIPRNVFDFYNFSDVKDLPTTLPKSQLIDVIGYIIEGDYNIRQLTNNNDVEQIQLRFTMTDGRTSVKFCFWDDFATAFDKEVKAQHVRPIIAIVSSCRYGLFKEEVQLSNLPATRFFINYDHPAVEHFRERYDEGDFKIEDPTQVEIDKPKILTLATIQKLSDDYIKKHVMCKVKIVDVEEKSNWWHYIYTKCHLPVKELKHDFECEKCKRIVPVPEKSFKLCVNVEDDSGGAAILLYDREVQRISGKNVYEVFMEQKKSGKKDKFPAVLKNIEGKQCTCTIEIIENNVKQRSCLYTAVDILEGVDSVEYSKNHTGNTEFADGISELSENISTNQSISLDSFTPDTEKSTTTKPNKRKIEDVVVENMQELEDVGDQKESGKQVQGPVLLKNIKKEHD